A genomic segment from Stappia indica encodes:
- a CDS encoding response regulator, translating into MVLDLSAVSVLVIDDNSHMRSLFRAILNGFGIRRISDATDGADGLAATLERKPDIVICDWVMSPLNGAEFLSILRGDTDAGVATTPVIMVSADARKPVVLKAVELGIHEFLAKPVSPAMLYQRLQRVLTEHRPFVRASDRLRPAPRGSYAPSAMPAPEVAAAALKQQGGAGGQGTFYL; encoded by the coding sequence ATGGTGCTCGATCTTTCAGCTGTGTCGGTGCTGGTCATCGACGACAATTCGCATATGCGCAGCCTGTTCAGGGCGATCCTGAACGGGTTCGGCATCCGTCGCATCTCGGATGCAACGGATGGGGCGGACGGACTGGCCGCGACGCTGGAGCGCAAGCCCGACATCGTGATCTGCGACTGGGTGATGTCTCCGCTCAACGGCGCCGAGTTTCTGTCGATCCTGCGCGGGGACACGGATGCGGGCGTGGCGACCACGCCGGTGATCATGGTCAGCGCGGATGCGCGCAAGCCGGTGGTTCTCAAGGCGGTCGAACTCGGCATTCACGAATTCCTGGCAAAGCCAGTCTCGCCGGCCATGCTCTACCAGCGCCTGCAACGGGTGCTGACGGAGCACCGGCCGTTCGTGCGTGCGAGCGACCGCCTGCGGCCGGCTCCAAGAGGCAGCTACGCGCCGTCGGCGATGCCGGCGCCGGAAGTGGCGGCTGCAGCGCTCAAGCAGCAAGGCGGGGCAGGCGGGCAGGGCACCTTCTACCTCTGA